The Neochlamydia sp. S13 genome has a segment encoding these proteins:
- a CDS encoding ATP-binding protein, with protein MKREIEKQLIAWKISPIRAPLLLRGARQVGKSWIIEKFGRDQFENLVVVNFEQRREATACFGTLLPEKIVSAIELLTNSIIHPGKTLLFLDEIQECPHAIVALRYFKEQMPDLHVIGAGSLLEFVLNDEKFSMPVGRIQFLYLRPLSFYEFLSACDRENLRDYLGTVSLQNLPQKVIHDELLKLVREYIALGGMPAVIAAYLQTKSLYQTQGVQSDLLSTYRRDFGKYATKAQHKYLILLFEKVPSLVGTWFKYNKIDPAVHPREIKTALKQLCQAGLLYQVHHSSASGLPLVTTQNEKKFKVLFLDVGLVKRACFLDTALLFKEDIMLINQGLLTEQFVGQELLAYSDCKDEGRLFFWVREQKNSSAEVAFVIPIGNKIIPVEVKAGTTGRLKSLKIFLEEKNSGIGVRISANPLAFENKLLSIPFYLIAELPRLIHELQ; from the coding sequence ATGAAACGTGAGATAGAAAAGCAGCTGATTGCATGGAAAATATCCCCGATCAGAGCACCGCTCTTATTGCGCGGAGCAAGACAAGTTGGTAAAAGTTGGATTATCGAAAAATTTGGTAGAGACCAATTTGAAAATTTGGTAGTAGTTAACTTTGAGCAGAGACGTGAAGCAACTGCTTGTTTTGGAACGCTTTTGCCCGAAAAAATAGTTTCTGCAATTGAGCTCCTTACCAACTCTATCATCCATCCAGGTAAAACACTTCTATTTTTGGATGAAATTCAAGAATGTCCGCACGCAATTGTAGCATTGCGTTATTTTAAAGAACAAATGCCTGACCTTCATGTAATTGGAGCAGGATCTCTATTGGAATTTGTACTTAATGATGAAAAATTTTCTATGCCAGTTGGGCGTATCCAATTTCTTTATTTGCGACCGCTATCCTTTTATGAATTCCTGAGTGCTTGTGATAGAGAAAATCTGCGTGATTATCTCGGTACAGTATCCCTACAAAATCTCCCTCAAAAAGTTATTCATGATGAACTATTAAAGCTAGTAAGAGAATATATAGCTCTTGGTGGAATGCCTGCTGTGATTGCTGCTTACCTTCAAACTAAGAGCCTTTATCAAACTCAAGGCGTCCAATCCGACCTCTTATCTACCTATCGTCGGGATTTTGGGAAATATGCGACAAAAGCCCAACATAAGTATTTAATCTTGCTCTTTGAAAAAGTACCAAGCCTAGTTGGAACATGGTTTAAATATAATAAAATAGACCCTGCAGTCCATCCTAGAGAAATTAAGACAGCTTTAAAACAGCTCTGCCAAGCAGGGCTTCTTTATCAGGTTCATCATTCATCGGCCTCTGGGCTGCCTCTTGTAACGACGCAAAATGAGAAAAAATTTAAAGTGCTATTTCTTGACGTCGGGCTTGTTAAGAGAGCTTGCTTTCTAGATACAGCTCTTCTTTTTAAAGAAGATATCATGCTTATTAATCAAGGATTGCTAACAGAGCAGTTTGTAGGCCAGGAACTACTTGCTTACTCAGACTGCAAAGATGAAGGACGCTTATTCTTTTGGGTTCGGGAACAAAAAAATAGCAGTGCAGAAGTCGCCTTCGTAATTCCTATAGGCAATAAAATCATTCCTGTAGAAGTCAAGGCTGGCACAACAGGTAGATTAAAATCATTGAAAATTTTCCTAGAAGAAAAAAATTCTGGAATTGGAGTACGCATTTCTGCTAATCCGTTAGCTTTTGAAAATAAACTCCTCTCAATTCCTTTTTATCTAATTGCAGAACTTCCTCGACTCATCCACGAACTACAATAA
- a CDS encoding helix-turn-helix domain-containing protein: MVIKKKQQEIERNELEINSDNIFADIGVANAEEELTKAGLAWEIDTIIKKRKLTQQKAATIMQINQPKVSALLHRKLAGFSIERLIHFLNLLGHDIDIVVKPKPQNRKDARVNVVGYKEYSGILTNSPMAAKSS, encoded by the coding sequence ATGGTCATTAAAAAAAAACAACAAGAGATAGAAAGAAATGAGCTTGAAATTAATAGTGACAATATTTTTGCAGATATTGGAGTTGCTAACGCAGAAGAAGAACTTACTAAAGCCGGATTGGCATGGGAAATTGACACTATCATAAAAAAAAGAAAACTTACCCAGCAGAAAGCCGCAACAATTATGCAAATCAATCAACCCAAAGTATCTGCATTGTTGCATCGAAAGCTGGCAGGTTTCTCTATAGAACGCTTAATACATTTTTTAAATTTGCTCGGGCACGATATTGATATTGTTGTAAAACCTAAGCCTCAGAATAGAAAGGATGCACGAGTCAATGTTGTTGGTTATAAAGAATATTCAGGAATCTTAACCAATAGCCCTATGGCTGCAAAATCTTCCTAA